A single window of Hyla sarda isolate aHylSar1 chromosome 2, aHylSar1.hap1, whole genome shotgun sequence DNA harbors:
- the RHOG gene encoding rho-related GTP-binding protein RhoG, which produces MQTIKCVVVGDGAVGKTCLLICYTTNAFPKEYIPTVFDNYSAQSTVDGRTICLNLWDTAGQEEYDRLRTLSYPQTNVFIICFSIASPPSYENVKHKWYPEVGHHCPSVPILLVGTKKDLRNNQDVIKKMKEQNQAPITYQQGVSLSKHIHAVKYMECSALNHDGIKEVFMEAVRAVFNPNPVKKKSPCFIL; this is translated from the coding sequence ATGCAGACCATTAAGTGTGTTGTGGTTGGAGATGGAGCCGTTGGGAAGACCTGCCTCCTCATTTGCTATACAACCAACGCCTTCCCCAAAGAGTACATCCCCACCGTCTTTGACAATTACAGCGCCCAATCTACAGTGGATGGAAGAACCATCTGCCTAAATCTGTGGGACACGGCAGGACAAGAAGAGTATGACCGTCTAAGGACACTCTCCTACCCTCAGACGAACGTCTTCATCATTTGCTTCTCCATCGCCAGCCCCCCATCCTATGAGAATGTCAAGCATAAGTGGTACCCGGAGGTGGGCCACCACTGTCCCAGTGTGCCAATTCTTCTGGTAGGAACTAAGAAAGATCTCAGGAACAACCAAGATGTCATCAAGAAGATGAAGGAGCAGAACCAGGCGCCGATCACCTACCAACAAGGGGTCAGCCTGTCCAAGCACATCCACGCTGTGAAGTACATGGAGTGCTCCGCCTTGAACCACGACGGCATCAAGGAAGTCTTCATGGAGGCGGTGAGAGCCGTCTTCAACCCAAACCCGGTCAAGAAGAAGAGCCCATGTTTcatactgtga